From a single Stigmatopora nigra isolate UIUO_SnigA chromosome 21, RoL_Snig_1.1, whole genome shotgun sequence genomic region:
- the prrc2a gene encoding protein PRRC2A isoform X1 produces the protein MSERSGQTAKGKEGKTKYASLNLFDTYKGKSLETQKPIVPQRHGLQSLGKVASARRMPPPANLPSLKAENKGNDPNVSLVPKDGTGWASKQEQADPKSTDALSAPQQEPQQPVASQTPAPTQPRTPPASEVPPVTASAPASTQAVGARSWAQASVTHGVQGDGGKGSNLPSPFSREEFPTLQAAGDQDKVGKEQGTADQWYGPGPSLRPQNVTSWRDGGGRGMAPTLSGEGVAEGGTGGALLMEGAAGVPPQNSQSHVPPRNPPAGSPALPLPQPPVGPGFPQFRGIIPPFMYQTYLPFPANYGPQGPYRFPPPGDGAPRFRSQVGPDSRPQLLSRDAGGEVVKRPSILKQDDLKELDELDHDGDEGWAGAHEEIDYSAKLKFSDDEGEDEGEEDTTESKNDLNTQQDSQETPSASSCSRASDTNGDNSCNPPSNADEGPQTSSAKPGWSEGSQGAPSNPQDRTQSQSASLALGKGGHAQNQPAAGGPTPPPQPGLLIHGVPGDDEDETWRQRRKQSSTEISAAVERARRRREEEERRMEEERRAACAEKLKRLDEKQQQQQQQVGNVAGNAGSKTPSLDGNSTTATAGSPSPSLSASAASPNISHPPSPCVEPEEPPALPVQSGTGLGVGERQRASSNSSYDSNTDVQHCPQPALTLPQQPTLEVSSTVAKEETVCTPQMRAGSVGERGMEPVKIENIGVGSGRQATGAPGQGYSKYQKSLPPRFQRQQQEQLLKQQQQWQHQHSQAPQSQLSPQSQAPQGTSPVSTPQPGPGPKQGGPIYQAGNIVRPLPMNFDPRWVMMPYMDARMMQGRPPMDFYSTGMHPTGLIGRERSDSGGSGSDPFDRQQQHPGHPHRGTPPVDPKLAWGAEVFPSGGEACGINPTLRHRQTSEEDEVTKGPRSDTPPHRLREGGLGPIKQTNISSGPSNQTPPPINAPGGNHPPHHYISGRGNYNNFTEQGARMPAHQQQQQRASERGSHSRNFTHQDDGQNRGSQPGQLWGHSHSHYDRNGRADVPNVEGNSNHHHHHSNHHPQQPHYTVQSHRHENSHDKVVEGPLKKTNSSPPLQQPSLSSSCSSTSSSASTREDGNLKAILQHQHSHREGEAGVGHNLGGERGSTGSGAHVKHEKTGSAYVPHAAITSSPPLAQHGGHSQAGHHPHPRSNQRGVRDHKTETQWGPRPGSNNTAGHSRRYNNAGSGSHFRGADDASHAPSEHKPGNQSGGNNTNKRAGPIKKPLMKEIKKEAEGDGGGKSNQGFVKDKEKDGGQSTSVKQDAPTSHNTSAPSCRDESAVTIKPRNSGKERPSGGGGSGSGRGLKEGDTNLGFSASSSRRDRDRSFERRTGGPHNHGVANKINRGSRGRGGEFYGRGRGYRGTFTANAGPSGATRGRMATRSGRDFRTSVPVGRHHDSKGEAPAGRHAQDRSHHNPARARNRSETRSEGSEYEEIPKRRRERGSETGSESGGSDVGQSEKDDTHKPNTKNGINNTSMNISGVMPSAPARGPQARVFTPRGVPSRRGRGGGSGGNIYRNSGNVGGPAGGHRGPPNSASHGGSSRQPNSARRQQAPSHNSGHKDLGRGGPSLEKKDKMADGNQAQSHGSNPPQSSMLTPTPTTTQAATGNGTVLTQQASTNPASITGGPNSVPPTNRGFPPGGFERPKRRRHMRAQHQQDKPPRFRRLKERENAARINGGVGVIGGGRSSSPSVNSIQDSNGATTVTAPLISNAQNTNHTPTLTATNNSGGGHLGNANSHQHLHFNQGTSGPTHPLHHHSHGAKSPDFTNQNSDQANEEWETASESSDFTEFRDKEGGKSYPSHHHHHHHHIGKGGGGGGGAIEREMGGKEPQGNKRSFSSQRPGMERQNRRVNVGGGGGGGRGPRGPTGGGSGGTGNGGGIRGEKRGNWPSPKNRK, from the exons ATGTCAGAGCGCTCTGGGCAAACTGCAAAGGGGAAGGAAGGCAAAACCAAGTATGCGTCTCTCAATCTGTTTGATACATACAAAGGAAAGAGCCTCGAAACACAAAAGCCTATTG TTCCCCAACGCCATGGCTTGCAGTCTCTCGGTAAAGTTGCCTCTGCCCGGCGTATGCCACCCCCTGCCAATTTGCCAAGTCTGAAGGCAGAAAATAAAGGCAACGACCCCAACGTCTCACTCGTTCCCAAAGACGGCACAGGATGGGCAAGCAAACAGGAACAAGCGGACCCAAAGAG TACCGATGCATTGTCAGCACCGCAGCAGGAACCGCAGCAGCCTGTGGCTTCACAGACACCTGCACCGACTCAACCGAGAACCCCACCAGCTTCAGAGGTGCCACCAGTCACA gcTTCGGCTCCAGCATCAACCCAGGCCGTAGGGGCAAGGTCCTGGGCACAGGCCAGTGTTACACATGGAGTACAAGGGGATg GTGGAAAGGGATCAAACCTACCATCGCCATTCTCTCGCGAGGAATTTCCCACCCTGCAGGCGGCTGGCGACCAGGACAAAGTTGGCAAAGAACAGGGCACTGCAGATCAGTGGTATGGGCCCGGACCAAGCCTCCGCCCCCAAA ACGTTACAAGCTGGCGGGACGGTGGGGGCCGAGGCATGGCACCCACCCTCTCTGGGGAGGGAGTGGCAGAGGGTGGCACAGGTGGGGCATTGCTGATGGAGGGGGCAGCCGGGGTCCCGCCTCAGAACTCGCAGTCCCACGTGCCACCTAGGAACCCTCCCGCAGGCAGCCCCGCTTTACCACTGCCTCAGCCCCCTGTCGGGCCTGGCTTTCCCCAATTCCGAGGGATCATACCGCCATTC ATGTATCAAACATATTTACCCTTCCCGGCAAATTATGGTCCTCAAGGGCCCTACAGGTTTCCACCACCTGGGGATGGAGCTCCAAG GTTCCGATCACAGGTTGGTCCTGACAGCAGGCCTCAGCTTCTTTCACGAGATGCAGGTGGAGAGGTGGTAAAACGACCCTCCATCCTAAAGCAAGATGACCTCAAGGAGCTCGATGAGTTAGACCATGACGGAGATGAAGGCTGGGCAG GAGCACATGAGGAGATTGATTACTCCGCAAAGTTAAAGTTCAGTGATGATGAAGGAGAAGACGAAGGGGAAGAGGACACAACAGAGAGCAAGAATGACTTAAA CACGCAGCAGGATTCTCAAGAGACCCCCTCTGCATCATCCTGCTCTCGAGCCTCAGACACCAATGGAGATAACTCCTGCAACCCTCCTTCCAACGCTGACGAAGGCCCACAGACATCCTCAGCCAAGCCAGGATGGTCTGAAGGCAGCCAAGGAGCACCATCCAACCCCCAG GACCGGACTCAGAGCCAGAGTGCTTCATTGGCCTTAGGAAAAGGAGGCCACGCCCAGAATCAGCCAGCAGCAGGAGGTCCAACTCCTCCTCCCCAGCCCGGTCTGCTGATCCATGGGGTGCCCGGAGACGATGAGGATGAGACATGGCGTCAGCGCAGGAAGCAATCTTCCACTGAGATTTCGGCCGCTGTGGAGCGAGCTCGTCGACGCCGCGAAGAGGAAGAACGTCGAATGGAGGAGGAGAGACGTGCGGCCTGTGCAGAAAAGCTGAAAAGGCTGGATGagaaacaacagcagcagcagcagcaagttGGCAACGTCGCAGGAAATGCTGGCAGTAAAACACCCAGCCTTGATGGGAATTCCACTACGGCCACAGCCGGCAGCCCCAGTCCGTCCTTGTCGGCCTCTGCAGCTTCACCCAACATTAGCCACCCGCCTTCGCCTTGTGTCGAACCTGAAGAGCCTCCTGCGCTGCCTGTACAGTCAGGTACAGGTCTTGGTGTTGGTGAAAGACAGCGGgccagcagcaacagcagctaTGACTCCAACACGG ATGTCCAGCATTGTCCTCAGCCAGCTCTGACACTGCCACAGCAGCCTACTTTGGAAGTATCTTCAACAGTAGCTAAAGAGGAGACTGTCTGCACTCCTCAAATGCGTGCAGGAAGTGTAGGTGAAAGAGGAATGGAACCAGTGAAGATTGAGAATATAGGAGTGGGATCTGGCCGTCAAGCTACCGGTGCGCCAGGCCAGGGTTACTCAAAGTACCAAAAGTCCCTGCCACCACGTTTTCAGAGACAGCAACAG GAGCAGCTTTTGAAACAGCAACAGCAATGGCAACATCAGCATAGCCAGGCACCTCAGAGCCAGCTCTCCCCTCAATCCCAGGCACCGCAGGGTACATCACCGGTTTCAACACCTCAGCCAGGACCTGGGCCTAAGCAGGGAGGACCAATATATCAAGCTGGCAATATAGTTCGCCCTCTTCCAATGAATTTTGATCCACGCTGGGTGATGATGCCTTACATGGATGCTCGAATGATGCAGGGCCGTCCACCTATGGACTTCTATTCCACAGGAATGCACCCAACAg gGCTTATTGGCCGTGAACGGTCTGATTCAGGAGGATCTGGTTCAGACCCCTTTGATCGGCAACAGCAGCATCCAGGTCATCCCCACCGTGGTACTCCCCCTGTTGATCCTAAATTGGCCTGGGGGGCTGAAGTGTTTCCCAGTGGAGGGGAAGCTTGTGGTATAAATCCTACTCTCAGGCATAGGCAGACTTCCGAGGAGGACGAAGTGACCAAAGGACCCAG GAGTGACACTCCTCCCCATCGCTTAAGAGAGGGTGGACTGGGACCCATCAAGCAGACCAACATAAGCTCTGGGCCATCGAACCAGACCCCGCCTCCAATTAATGCCCCAGGTGGAAACCACCCACCTCATCACTACATAAGTGGGCGCGGCAACTACAACAACTTCACTGAGCAAGGTGCAAGGATGCCAGCccaccagcagcagcaacaaagaGCTAGTGAAAGGGGAAGCCACTCCCGTAACTTCACCCATCAGGATGACGGTCAGAACCGGGGGTCTCAACCAGGCCAACTTTGGGGACATTCACATTCTCATTACGATCGTAATGGCCGTGCAGACGTCCCAAATGTAGAGGGCAACTCTaatcaccaccaccatcacagCAACCACCACCCTCAGCAGCCTCACTACACTGTGCAATCCCATAGGCATGAGAATAGCCATGACAAGGTAGTTGAGGGCCCTCTGAAAAAGACCAattcttctccccctctccaGCAGCCCTCCCTCTCATCCTCTTGCTCCTCAACTTCATCTTCTGCCTCGACCAGGGAAGATGGCAATCTCAAGGCCATTTTGCAGCATCAGCATAGTCACAGGGAAGGTGAAGCTGGAGTTGGACATAATCTTGGTGGTGAAAGAGGCAGTACTGGCAGTGGCGCTCATGTAAAGCATGAAAAAACAGGCTCTGCATATGTACCACACGCTGCTATAACCTCAAGCCCACCCCTTGCTCAACATGGCGGTCACTCTCAGGCAGGGCATCATCCCCATCCAAGGTCAAACCAAAGAGGAGTGCGGGATCATAAAACAGAGACTCAATGGGGCCCTCGGCCTGGCAGCAACAACACGGCTGGTCATAGCAGGAGGTATAACAATGCAGGAAGTGGGAGCCATTTCCGGGGTGCTGACGATGCCTCGCATGCGCCATCAGAGCATAAGCCCGGAAACCAGTCGGGAGGCAACAATACCAACAAAAGGGCGGGTCCAATCAAGAAGCCACTGATGAAAGAAATTAAAAAGGAGGCTGAAGGTGATGGAGGAGGGAAATCCAACCAAGGATTTGTTAAAGATAAAGAGAAGGATGGTGGTCAATCGACCTCAGTAAAGCAGGATGCCCCCACCTCTCATAACACATCCGCTCCATCATGCAGAGATGAGTCTGCTGTAACAATAAAACCCAGGAACAGTGGAAAAGAACGGCCATCTGGAGGAGGTGGCAGTGGTTCAGGGAGAGGACTTAAAGAGGGAGACACTAATTTAGGATTTTCAGCATCCTCATCCCGAAGGGACAGAGACCGTTCTTTTGAAAGAAGAACCGGTGGTCCCCATAATCATGGAGTTGCCAACAAAATCAACAGAGGCAGCCGTGGGCGAGGCGGTGAGTTTTACGGCCGTGGGCGGGGCTATAGGGGTACCTTCACAGCCAACGCTGGCCCTAGTGGTGCCACCCGTGGCAGAATGGCCACCAGGAGTGGCAGAGACTTTCGCACCTCTGTTCCTGTTGGACGCCATCATGATTCAAAGGGTGAAGCTCCTGCTGGTAGGCATGCTCAGGATAGGTCCCACCACAACCCGGCTAGGGCGAGGAATCGAAGCGAAACACGCAGTGAGGGCTCCGAGTATGAAGAAATCCCcaagaggaggagggagagaggTTCGGAGACAGGCAGTGAGAGTGGAGGAAGTGACGTGGGGCAATCGGAAAAGGATGATACCCACAAACCCAACACCAAGAATGGCATCAATAATACGAGCATGAATATTAGTGGGGTAATGCCCTCCGCACCAGCAAGGGGGCCACAGGCTCGGGTATTCACACCGAGGGGTGTGCCATCGAGGAGAGGTAGGGGCGGCGGTAGCGGAGGAAATATCTACAGGAATAGTGGCAATGTCGGTGGACCGGCAGGGGGACACAGGGGTCCCCCCAACTCAGCATCTCATGGGGGGTCCTCGAGGCAGCCAAACTCTGCACGAAGGCAGCAAGCTCCATCACACAACTCAGGGCATAAGGACTTGGGCAGGGGAGGGCCGTCTTTGGAGAAGAAAGATAAGATGGCTGATGGGAACCAAGCTCAAAGTCATGGGTCCAATCCACCCCAGAGCTCTATGTTGACTCCTACTCCTACCACCACTCAAGCAGCCACTGGCAATGGAACTGTTTTGACCCAACAAGCTTCAACCAATCCCGCATCAATCACTGGTGGGCCAAATTCAGTCCCTCCAACTAACCGCGGGTTTCCTCCTGGCGGCTTTGAGCGACCCAAGCGTCGTCGGCACATGCGGGCACAGCATCAGCAGGACAAGCCGCCTCGCTTTCGGAGGCTGAAGGAACGAGAGAACGCCGCACGGATCAACGGTGGAGTAGGTGTGATCGGAGGAGGAAGGTCTTCCTCCCCTTCTGTAAATTCAATTCAAGACAGTAATGGAGCCACCACAGTCACAGCACCCCTGATCAGTAATGCCCAGAATACCAACCACACCCCCACACTTACAGCTACCAATAACAGTGGTGGTGGGCACCTCGGAAATGCAAACAGCCATCAGCATCTCCACTTCAACCAGGGCACCAGTGGACCCACCCACCCCTTGCACCACCACAGCCACGGAGCCAAGTCCCCAGacttcaccaaccagaactcaGATCAGGCCAACGAAGAGTGGGAGACGGCTTCCGAGAGCAGTGACTTCACTGAGTTCCGAGATAAAGAGGGAGGGAAGTCGTATCCttctcaccaccaccaccaccaccaccacattgggaagggaggaggaggagggggaggcgcCATTGAGCGAGAGATGGGAGGGAAAGAGCCCCAAGGTAACAAGAGAAGCTTTTCAAGCCAGCGTCCTGGCATGGAAAGGCAAAACCGGAGGGTGAATGTCGGAGGAGGTGGGGGCGGAGGCAGAGGTCCTCGAGGGCCAACTGGCGGTGGCTCTGGCGGGACTGGAAATGGAGGTGGAATCCGTGGAGAGAAGCGAGGCAATTGGCCCTCACCGAAGAATAGGAAGTGA